GTCCAAAATCGCGACACAAAATCAAGAGAAAACTCACTAGCCGTGATCCCATATCACGATGGGCTAAGGTTTCAATCATCATTTCCGTTTGAAGAATGCGAGAGGATAAACCTTGGAGCATTAACCGCGTTAACTGCGCATTTTCTCGAAAGGCAATTTCTGCTTGTTCAATGGGAGCAGAGAGAAGTTCTACCGGGGTAAAAGCAACCGCATGATAAAACCGATCAGAGTGTTGACCTGTAATTAAGGACAAAACGCCAAAGATACTATTTTCCCGTAGAAGAGCGACTGTGATCTCTTCTCCCGTTTCATAAACTCGTGACAGTTTTACGGCTCCACTGAGTAAAAAGTAAACTCGTTCTGCCGGATCACCAGGAAAAAAGATAGTTTTTCCTCGATCAAAGTTTTCCACCACTGGGGTAATACCACCCCCACCGATTTGACGGAAGACTTCTTCTAAAGAGGTTTCTGGGGTTGTAAATAAGTTCATGTCACTGACCAACACCGATACAGTTTATTGAATTGACAATTGACAATTCATAATTGACTAATATTCAGAGTAAAGTCCTTCTTCAAAAGAAGGTGTAATCTCTGACAATTTATTGATTTCCTCCCATTATCTATTAAGTACATTCCTAATGACTGACAAAAGTCATGAGAGCCACTAAAGGGACACAATGAGATTAGACTCACCAGGGGCGACCAATAACAGCGCGCCGATTATCAATTGCTGACCAATGATTATCCGTAGGCATTCAATTCGGACGTACCGATGACTATCTATTATCTTTTGTCTATTGCGAGTTGTCCATTTTTGAGGGAGAGCATTTTGAGCTGTTGCCGTCAATTTTTCTTTACAAAAATTATTTTTGCGTAATAAAAATACATACAACTTGTTGCAGAAAATTTCACCACTTTTCAAAGCACAAAACGAATGAGCAAGGGTTCCAAGCAACTTAAAGCTCATGAAGACAAAAATACCGCTGGATTCTTGTTCTCCTCAATATATCGGAAACAGCGTAATCTCGTCAATCTTGTGCGGTCATTGGCAGAGTTAAAGTTTTGTAAATAGAGAGCTTATATAGAAAGATCTAATTAAAAAATAATAAAAGATTATTTTTTCTCATGCTTAGATCATAAAATCAATGAGCGAGGCTTTAAAAAACGGCGATCTAAACAGGCTAAGATGGCGAGTCGATCGCGCTCATACCATGCGGTAAGATTAATCTGGTACCGTCCTTGTTTGCCGGTTAATTTCACGCCAATGAGCCCTAGGAGTTGACGAAAGAGAGGAATGGGCTGCTGGGATTGGGTCTGTAATTTAAGCTGGGAATTGAGAGGAGAAGCTTGTATTTTTCCGAATAATTGTTGCAGGTCTCGGGAGTGATTTGTCCAGGTTTTTTCCAGTTGTAGAAACTGGGGGATGTCCAGGGTAATCAATCCTTGAACGATTGACCATTGCTGGTGCATTTCTTGAATCAGATGTTGTTCGAGAGCTGAATACCAAACCGATTGCATCATTTGTTGAGCAATTTCGGGATGATGGACGAGCCAAAATCGTTCTTGTTTGCTAATAAAAGCGTGATCGTCATATAAAATACGCTTGATAAAGCGTGGACTCCAAACCGCTGTTGTCTCAATGCCAGGGAGTTGTTTTCTAATTAGCTTGTGTGTCGTTTCCGCTTGTTTCCCATGCTGACTATCTCCCAGATAAATGGCTTCGGCGTTTATCAATTTTACAGTTTCTTTAGCTGTCTTTTCCTCTTGTTTAGCCGTAGGACAACTGGGCAAGGTGACTAACTCTACCTCATGACCCCTCTTGACTAATGCCTGATAGAGACATTCCCAGAGCTGGGATTGCTCGTAGTTCTGA
The DNA window shown above is from Cyanobacteria bacterium GSL.Bin1 and carries:
- the ntcA gene encoding global nitrogen regulator NtcA yields the protein MNLFTTPETSLEEVFRQIGGGGITPVVENFDRGKTIFFPGDPAERVYFLLSGAVKLSRVYETGEEITVALLRENSIFGVLSLITGQHSDRFYHAVAFTPVELLSAPIEQAEIAFRENAQLTRLMLQGLSSRILQTEMMIETLAHRDMGSRLVSFLLILCRDFGQPADQGIQIDLKLSHQAIAEAIGSTRVTVTRLLGELREEGMISIYKKKITVHNPVVLSQQFS